The Candidatus Desulfovibrio trichonymphae region TGGGTTTGATGCCGTAGGCGCCTTCCTCAATGCCGGTGAAATACATGTTTTCGCAGTAATGGTCGTAGTGGCCGGATTTCTGCCAAGTTTCCACACGCAGAAGCTGCGGGCCCTGCACCATGTCGTAGTCCCGTTTCAGGTGCTCCTTGCGCCAGAAATCTTCCAGAATGGAGCGGACAAACATGCCTTTGGGCAGCCAGAACACCATGCCCGGAGCGGCATCTTTAAAAGCAAAGAGCTTCAGCTCCCGCCCCAACTTGCGGTGGTCGCGGCGCTTGGCCTCTTCCTGCTGCTTCAGACAGGCGGCAAGGGCTCTTTCATCAGCAAAGGCTGTTCCGTAAACGCGGGAAAGTATTTTGTTCTTTTCGTCGCCGCGCCAGTAGGCTCCTGCCACTGAGATGAGCTTGACCGTCGAGGCAAAGCCTGTGTGCGGAATGTGCGGGCCGCGGCACAGATCGGTAAAATCACCGCAGGAGTATAAGGAAACCGTGTCCGCATCAATGCTTTCAATAATTTCGGTCTTATAATTTTCTTTCGCGGCGCGGAAATGCTGAAACGCCGCATCCCGTGGCAGGATTTCGCGGGAAAAAGGCAGACGCGCGGCGGTAATTTTGCGCATTTCTTCTTCAATAGCGGGGAAATCTTCAGCAGAGAAAGGGCGGGGAACATCAAAGTCATAATAAAAACCGTTTTCAATGGCCGGGCCGATAGCGACCTTTGCCTCCGGGAAAAGCCTTTTGACGGCGCAGGCCATGACATGCGCTGCTGAATGGCGGATAAGGCCGAGCCCCTCCCGCGAGTCCGCATAGACGGGCGTGAGTTCGACGCAGCTGGGCGGCACAGGCGCGTTGAGATCAAGCATGACGGTCTGTTGATCGCAGACGGCGCTCGCCGCCACCAACGCCCTGAATTTTTTGCCACTCAGCGCTTTGCGCAAAACAACTTCAACAGATTCACCCGCACCGGCGTCCACCATCTGTCCTTCCACACGGACGTCCATCAAAACTCCTTCATCAAAACTTGTTAACCAGAACGAAAATTGTTCCCAATCTTCACTCTGGTTAACAAATATGGTAGGAACGAGCAGACTTGAACTGCTGACCCCTTCCATGTCAAGGAAGTGCTCTAGCCACCTGAGCTACGCTCCTGTAATTTTCAGAGGTAACGCTCTGTCTAGCCCCAACGGCAAGCGCCGTCAACTGTTTTTATATGCCAGCGAAAAATCAGCCACATGTCTATTGACTTTGCAATTCATTTTCAATATACTTCCTCACAGCTTTAATTTCACGTCATTTTTTGTTCAACGATAACCTTAACGGAGGGCGATATGTCGTTCACCCTTATCGGCGGCATGGACAGACTCAGGCAGAAGTATATCGCGGCGGCAAAGCAGGACGGGCATACTCTCAAGTGCTTCAGCCGGAATGAACACAATCTTACAGATAAAATCGGCTATCCTGACGCGCTGATCGTTTTTACCAACAAGGTGTCACATGAGGCAAAACGCAAGGCGGTGCAACTGGCCAACGCGCGCAATATTCCCGTACGCCTTGTGCATTCCTGCGGCGTGTCTTCTCTGAAAGCCTGCCTCAACTTGTCGCAATCCCTTAAGAATGAGATGATGCCCTGAAAATTTCTTCGCTGTTGCTCGTGCTGCTTCTATAGGCGGCTTTGTGTATGGCGAAGTTTGATGTTCTGCAATTCCAACAAAAAGGTACAGTTACTCATCGGGACTAAACATCTAGAGCGTCACAAGCAGAAACCACAACTGCCCAAGTTCTATGGAGGCGCCCAGAAAATCGCCGGAAAGTCCGCCCTGACGCCGTGCCGCTGCTGAGAGCGTGCGGGTGAGGGTATATTGGCCGATCAGCAGAACAAATGATTGGTAAAAGCCGAGGCCGCGCACGCACAAAAGACCAGCGAGCAGCAGGGCGGCAAGACCGTGCAGGTGTGCAAGCGCGGGACTTGCCCCGGCCTGCACGAGGCCGCCTAAAGAATCCGGCGTGCGCGCGGGCGTGGACGCGGCAAGCCAGATAGCGCAGGCGCGGCCCCAGACGGGCGCCAGCACAAGTTCAAACCGGTGCAGCGCCCCAAGATGCCAGGCAAGAGCGGCCCATTGGCCGCAAAAGACAACGAGCAGGCTTAAAGCGCCGAATGCCCCGATGCGGCTGTCGCGCAAAATTTCCCAAAAACGCGATCCGCCAGCGCCGACGGCGTCGCCCAGATCGGCAAGGCCGTCCCAGTGCAGGCCGCGTGTGGTCCAAAGCTCCAAGGCTAGCCACAAAAGGGCTGTCACAAAAAGACCGCACGACTGTGTCGCTGCATACGCGGGCAGTGTACCAAGAAAGGCAAGCCCGCAAGATGCCGCGGCTGTGCACAGGCAGCCCAGCATAAGTCCGACCGGCGCAAACCAAGGCACACAACGCGTCAAAGCCGCCGGGGAGCAAGGTCGCGCCGGCGCAAGACGTGTTAAAAAGGCGAGGGCGTCCAGAAAAGCTGTCATTGCTGTTGTTCTGCCCATCATTCACCGCCAATGCCTGCAAATATGTCGAGATATATTGTTTCAGACCGCGCCTGTTTGCGCAAGGGGCAAGGCAGCGCAGCATCAAGGCAGGCAATTATGAGCAACAGCTTGTGCGGCCGTGATCATGCCCATGAAAGCAATCGAGCGCGGCAACACATTGAAATAGCAAGATAAATTTTAAAAGCGCTTTTTAAAAAGTCATGTTATTTAAATATGTTACAGTTTTTTATTCGACTGCCCTGGTCAATCCGGAGTAACGCCTTGACAATAACCGCTTTAGGGAGCATTCTTAACTTTACTTTATAGATGGGGGCGCACCGGTTTCGACGGGGACGTGGAATCCGGAGTGGCAGGCCGAGGCGCCGCTGGCCTCGTTAAAAGCGGCAACACAGTAATTGCCAACAACGATTACGACTACGCTTACGCTGCCTAGGCAACGGAGCAAATGACCGCGCAAGTCGGTCACGTTGTTCAGGATCACGCCTGATAATCCCGAACAACGACACTTTTCAGGCTGGCGAAAATCGGCGCTTGCCGGGATTTTTTCGTGAGATGTTACCGGCGGGCTTGCTGTACCGCGGCTGATCAGGGTCTACCGGTATGGCGAAAATCAAGCCTGATCTAAGCCTGTAGATGCTTCGCGTGGAATGCTCTCGGACGGGGGTTCAACTCCCCCCGCCTCCACCATCAGATTGTTCGGTAATGACCGAAGAAATCCCGAAAGCCAAGATATTAGCGGCTTTCGGGATTTCTAATTTCCAAATACACCCTTTTGGATACATGGAAAACCGCAACCTTGCCGGCGCTTCTTGATGCCCTTCGCAGCATAGAAGCGAGGGGAGCCACAAGGAGACGGAGCGGCGCACCTTGCAGAATTGCGGGCAGATCTTCCGCTATGCCATAGACAGGCCGGGCCGAACGTGACCCCGCTGCGGACCTTCGGGGCGCGCTTGCCCCGGCCAAAAACGCAGGCTTTGCCACTATTACAGAACCCAAGGCCATCGGCGCCCTGCTCCGGGACATTGACGCCTATCAGGGCCGGATTGTGCGGGCCGCGCGCGCATGGCTCCCTATATTTTTGTGCGCCCCGGGGAACTGCGCCGGGCTGAATGGACAGAGTTTGATCTTGAAGCCGCAAAGTGGCGCATACCCGCCGCCAGAATGAAAATGCGCGAGCTGCATATTGTGCCGCTGGCCCGGCAGGTAGTGGACATACTCAAAGAGTTGCAGCCCTTCATCACCTGCCGGAGCCGCTATTTATTCCATCAATGCGGGCAAAATCCGCTACCAAAGGGGGGCATGGGCGACCGTCTCAGAGCTATATCGTTTTCGGCGTAACCGACGCCGCGGCGGTCGGGAGGTTTGAGTAGCCCGTCCCGCGCGAGGGCGGCACGGGCTACATAGATTATTTTGGGCCGGGTGTATTGCCGTTGAGATAAAAACAAAAGGCAAGGATTTAAACAGCGCCTATGAGCAGTTGAAAGAGTATATTATCCACCTTCCGGCCGAGGAAATGCCGGATTGCTGATGGTAAGCGACTTTGAAAATATCGTGGTGTACCGCCGCGCCACCGCCGAGAAAACCTCATTCAAGACAAAAGACTTGCGGAAGCACATCAAACGCTTTGCCGGTATCGCCGGATACGAAGCCGCCAGAACCTATGAAAATCCGGTTGAGGTGAATGTCAGGGGCCGCCGAAAAAATGGCGAGACTTCACGATGCGCTGAAAGAGCGCGGCTCCTTGAAGTGCACCTTGTCCGCTTGCTGTTCTGCCTGTTTGCGGATGATACAGGCATTTTCCAGCCGGACAGCTTCCTCAGAGGACGGGAGCGATTTATCCGGTCGCATCGGCCGCCTGTTTGAAATTCTCAATATGCCGGATGACGCCAGGGCAAAGCGCACACTGCTTTCCCTTGATTTGAAGCAGTTTCGCTATATCAACGGCGGGCTTTTTGCCGCATTGCTGCCGTCTCCAGATTTTGACGGCAAAATGCACGGCGTCCTGATTGATTGCTGCAAGTTCGGCTGGAGCAAAATCTCACCCGCCATATTCGGGGCCATATTCCAGGGTGTAATGGGCTAAAGACCACAGGCGGGAGCTGGGGGCGCATTACACAAGCGAGGAAAATATCCTGAAGCTCTATCAACCCGCTTTTCATGGACGGGCTTTGGCGGGAGTTTGAGCGCGTGAAAACCGACCCGCGTCGGCTTGACCTTTTCCATGACAAAATCAGCCGCCTTAAATTTTTTGACCCCGCCTGCGTGATGCGGCAACTTTCTCATTGTCACCTACAGGAAATTACGGCGTTTGGAGCTGGAACTTCTAAAAATGAAAGCCGGCACACACCACCTAGCGATTGACATAGCGCCCCTGCTCAAAGTGACCGTGGAGCAGTTTCACGGTATCGAGCATGAGGATTTTCCCTGCCAAACAGCGCGGGTGGACATGTGGCTCATGGATCACCAGATAAACCTGCGGGTGGCGGAGCAATTCGGCGCATATTATGCGCGGCTTCCTCTCACGCAATCGGCAACAATTTTCAATGGAGCGCGGGTTATGAGCAAGGCCCAAAAGGAGAATATGATAAATGTATTTAAGGGCACAAAGGGCGTCGGGAATTTGGACTATGTAACCGCGTGGTACAAAAAAGCGGCTGATCTGATGGCTGGAACCACTATTAGAACAGCATTTGTTTCTACAAATTCCATAACTCAAGGAGAGCAACCGGCAATTCTCTGGGAGCCGTTATTTGAGAATCATAATGTAAAAATTGACTTTGCTTATCGCACATTCAAATGGAGCAATGAGGCGAAAGGCAAGGCGGCTGTGCATTGCGTTATCATCGGGTTCAGCATCGCGCCGAACAGTAATCCAAAGTTATATATGATAGTACCGGCGCGAAGATTGATGCGCAAAATATCAATCCTTATTTGATAGATGCATCAACAATTGAAAAGACAGAATTTCTGAAAATCGAACCGCGCACGGAAAAATACTTTAGGCCGTGGCTTGGAGCGGAAGAATTTATCAATGGTTACAGTCGCTATTGCCTCTGGTTGGGTGATTGCCCACCGTC contains the following coding sequences:
- the thrS gene encoding threonine--tRNA ligase, whose translation is MDVRVEGQMVDAGAGESVEVVLRKALSGKKFRALVAASAVCDQQTVMLDLNAPVPPSCVELTPVYADSREGLGLIRHSAAHVMACAVKRLFPEAKVAIGPAIENGFYYDFDVPRPFSAEDFPAIEEEMRKITAARLPFSREILPRDAAFQHFRAAKENYKTEIIESIDADTVSLYSCGDFTDLCRGPHIPHTGFASTVKLISVAGAYWRGDEKNKILSRVYGTAFADERALAACLKQQEEAKRRDHRKLGRELKLFAFKDAAPGMVFWLPKGMFVRSILEDFWRKEHLKRDYDMVQGPQLLRVETWQKSGHYDHYCENMYFTGIEEGAYGIKPMNCIAHMLIYKNDLRSYRDLPQRYFELGVVHRQEKSGVLHGLLRVRQFTQDDAHIFCAPEQLEGEILSVIHLIRNLMGLFGFNFKVAVSTRPQSSIGTDEAWEMATRALEQAVKKAGLPYEVNAGDGAFYGPKIDVRLLDCIGREWQCSTIQVDFTLPERFDLTYTAGDGARRRPVMVHRAIMGSLERFIGILIEHYAGALPIWLAPEQARLLTVTEAGDTAALRMRDELLALGVRAAADTRNEKLGFKIREAQMAKMPFMLVVGEKEVQAGGVNVRLRNGDNQGFMTVGEVAALIRADAEEPFKQGGMRYSFA
- a CDS encoding DUF2325 domain-containing protein, giving the protein MSFTLIGGMDRLRQKYIAAAKQDGHTLKCFSRNEHNLTDKIGYPDALIVFTNKVSHEAKRKAVQLANARNIPVRLVHSCGVSSLKACLNLSQSLKNEMMP
- a CDS encoding adenosylcobinamide-GDP ribazoletransferase, which produces MMGRTTAMTAFLDALAFLTRLAPARPCSPAALTRCVPWFAPVGLMLGCLCTAAASCGLAFLGTLPAYAATQSCGLFVTALLWLALELWTTRGLHWDGLADLGDAVGAGGSRFWEILRDSRIGAFGALSLLVVFCGQWAALAWHLGALHRFELVLAPVWGRACAIWLAASTPARTPDSLGGLVQAGASPALAHLHGLAALLLAGLLCVRGLGFYQSFVLLIGQYTLTRTLSAAARRQGGLSGDFLGASIELGQLWFLLVTL
- a CDS encoding tyrosine-type recombinase/integrase, with product MAPYIFVRPGELRRAEWTEFDLEAAKWRIPAARMKMRELHIVPLARQVVDILKELQPFITCRSRYLFHQCGQNPLPKGGMGDRLRAISFSA